One window of Candidatus Neomarinimicrobiota bacterium genomic DNA carries:
- a CDS encoding type II toxin-antitoxin system RelE/ParE family toxin, whose amino-acid sequence MGKEIIEAEGFLEELKELIEQRVPKKRREKVAKKYIFLLETIREQRKEVITLPYFEKLKGTRSMDLYCLRLVKKSPNIRIIFTFIGSYVVLLAAFEEREESDYKRAIESAVNRYRDLLREGLI is encoded by the coding sequence ATGGGGAAGGAGATTATAGAGGCTGAGGGCTTTTTGGAAGAACTCAAGGAACTGATAGAACAACGTGTACCTAAGAAAAGACGCGAGAAAGTAGCGAAGAAGTACATATTTCTTTTGGAAACCATACGGGAACAAAGGAAAGAGGTTATAACATTGCCGTACTTTGAGAAACTCAAAGGAACAAGAAGCATGGATCTATATTGCTTAAGGTTAGTAAAGAAAAGCCCAAACATACGGATTATCTTCACATTTATCGGCAGCTATGTGGTTTTGCTCGCGGCTTTTGAAGAGAGAGAAGAAAGTGATTACAAAAGGGCTATTGAGAGCGCAGTGAATCGATACAGAGATCTATTGAGGGAGGGATTGATATGA